The genome window ATTTTAGTAATAATCCTCAAACTATTCTTGGTGGGCACAACAACAGGAGAAGAGGTGAATATTGACATATGTGTATACAGTTAAAAAAGTGTTTaatgtttagtattttctttCTATCAGACATGCGAGAACGACCGAGAAATAGAAAAACTGTGCGGGGGTCATACCTATAAAAGTGTGAAGCCTTTGCTAGACTACTTTAAACAAGTTCGTAATGAGTTAGACCAAAGTGAAATTAAGGAAAAGCATATAAGTGAAATAAATGCTGATCTTATGAAGAAGTATCATGAAATTGTAGGAATTCATGAAAAGCTCATGAAGGAGGCATTTCAATTAGatgagtataaaaacaaaataataagaaaagaaaacgatttgcaattgtgtcaaagtAAAGTTGATAAATTAGAATCTGAGATTAATTCACAACAAACaactataaacaaattaacacttaatgcaaattttcttGCGAGTTATGATGAGTGTAAAAAAGAATTATCAGATAAATCCAACAATTTGGAAATATGTGAggttcaattaaaaaaactgaATTCTAGTGTTATTGAAAAAGATGAGAAAATTTCTGGATACTCTGCAACAATTCAAAACATCACAGAAAATCAGAAAACAATTAGTTTGAAATTAGAAGAGAGTCAAGCCATGTTATTTAAGAAAGATAAAGACATTGAAATATGCCATgcagaaattattaaattaaataggacatcagataataataatattcctTCAAGTTGTCTCCCTTTCGGAAAACATCCTGGTGTGCATGAAATTAAAGTTTCTGGTGTTTGTTCCGTCGATGTTCTATGCGATAGTCAGTTAGCTGGGCCTGGTTGGATAGTAATACAGCAGCGAATTAatggaaaagaaaactttgacAGGGATTGGGCCACATATCGTAAAGGTTTTGGTTCATTGAACAGTGACTTTTTCCTAGGATTAGAAAAGATGCATCGACTAACGAGTCTGCAGCAATACGAACTCTACATTCATTTGGTTGCTTTAAATGGCAGCATCTTCTACGCTCGATATGATGACTTCAAAATATCTGATGAAGACCATGGATACGCACTAAGCTTGGGTAAATTCAAGGGAAATATTTTCGATGCGATGAGAAAGAGCGATAACATGAAATTCTCAACATTCAATCGGGATAATGACGCTTCTTCTGGTAATTGTGCAGTTAGGTATAATAATGGCTGGTGGTACAAGGATTGTTGTCATtggtaaatatttcaaattgttatttttgatgtATTAGTATacatgttaaataattttttccTATGCAGTAACTTAAATGGATTATACGGTCAGTATCTATATTGGTATGTAAATATACTCAAAGAAGCTAAGATGCTTATTCGTCCCAAAGAAGACAAAAATAAGTGAACAACTGAAAATTCGAAATCGGAATCCTTTTTTTACGATTTAAATCGCACTAAATATATGTGGTAAACAGATTGACATTAGAATGTACCAACGAAAGAGATGagattatattgatattgttgtaATGTATGACATTTagaaacaaattcaattttagttAAGTAAGCTTTACATCTTCAGATACTCTTCTACTCTTAACTTTCGGCAGAGCTGCTAAAGCTACAGTTTACTAATTTAatgtcattattattttgattctTGTTCTCGCTTTACAAGTTAACCTTAAAAAAGAGTAAATCACTTTTATTTCCTAATTTTTTACTTACTGAAGTTGAAGATAAGAATCTTTCTGTTAATAAAATTGTCAATAAAAATAGCAACGTTTATCAATTTCATCAAAAAAatctatagtatttattaaattcaattttattcttgaatgtttcaacaatttcatgacattttcttcttttttgaaATACAGctgatttttgtattatacaaaatgcaaaataaaaattatttacaataatacaCAGCCTATAGCATCCTTGATAATATCACGTATTATgaaagattttttaaattgaggattaatatattttttataatacaaGTTTCGTCATTTTaccattttctattttgtagCTGCTAttgattgatttaaaaataacttctaacatatacataatatgtacatattacatatatgtacatatatcattCTAAAGAAttcttcaaataaataaatattaataaattttagagTTGGAGTGAATTGTATACTTTGTTAGCTTTTTTCTatcctttattttttttttaattcaagttAAGCTCTATTGGTGACGACTTTCTTGTATTCTCTGCTACTTTTTCATGGCAATTAATGGATTTAAAAAGACTTTCTTCTAGCCAAAATCGATTAAATAGATTCATTAAATGGTAATCAAGTGATTTATACGCCTAGCCATGTTTGTACATGGaattaatgcatttttctTGGCTTTCAAAATG of Drosophila nasuta strain 15112-1781.00 chromosome 3, ASM2355853v1, whole genome shotgun sequence contains these proteins:
- the LOC132791166 gene encoding fibrinogen-like protein 1 yields the protein MGRIKINVILVIILKLFLVGTTTGEETCENDREIEKLCGGHTYKSVKPLLDYFKQVRNELDQSEIKEKHISEINADLMKKYHEIVGIHEKLMKEAFQLDEYKNKIIRKENDLQLCQSKVDKLESEINSQQTTINKLTLNANFLASYDECKKELSDKSNNLEICEVQLKKLNSSVIEKDEKISGYSATIQNITENQKTISLKLEESQAMLFKKDKDIEICHAEIIKLNRTSDNNNIPSSCLPFGKHPGVHEIKVSGVCSVDVLCDSQLAGPGWIVIQQRINGKENFDRDWATYRKGFGSLNSDFFLGLEKMHRLTSLQQYELYIHLVALNGSIFYARYDDFKISDEDHGYALSLGKFKGNIFDAMRKSDNMKFSTFNRDNDASSGNCAVRYNNGWWYKDCCHCNLNGLYGQYLYWYVNILKEAKMLIRPKEDKNK